The Streptococcus toyakuensis genome has a window encoding:
- a CDS encoding CCA tRNA nucleotidyltransferase, which yields MRLTQMPSEFQKALPVLEKIKEAGFEAYFVGGSVRDALLNRPIHDVDIATSSYPEETKQIFPRTADIGIEHGTVLVLDGDEEYEVTTFRTEDVYVDYRRPSAVSFVRSLEEDLKRRDFTVNAFALDDTGEIIDLFHGLEDLENQVLRAVGVASERFNEDALRIMRGFRFQASLGFELESETFKAMKTLTPLLEKISVERTFVEFDKLLLAPFWRRGLTSMIESQAYDYLPDMAASQDELNRLFDLETDFTFESSEQAWAALLWALDIENAQPFLKAWKTSRQFAKQVQDLLTILTLREKGELSKRDCYRFDLDLLLQAENLRQAQGKEVNPQAITETYQSLTIHDKKEIQINGGILIKEYGYQPGPDLGEILTEIEYAIVDGELENDRQAIHAYLREKK from the coding sequence ATGAGATTAACGCAAATGCCTTCTGAATTTCAGAAGGCTTTACCAGTATTAGAAAAAATTAAAGAAGCAGGTTTTGAGGCCTATTTTGTTGGAGGTTCTGTTCGAGATGCCCTCCTCAATCGTCCTATCCATGATGTGGATATTGCGACGTCTTCTTATCCAGAAGAAACCAAGCAGATTTTTCCGCGAACAGCCGATATCGGAATCGAGCATGGAACTGTCTTGGTCTTAGATGGGGACGAGGAGTATGAGGTGACTACTTTTCGGACAGAGGATGTCTATGTGGACTATCGCAGACCCAGTGCGGTCTCCTTTGTGCGCTCGCTAGAAGAAGACCTCAAGCGCCGTGATTTCACAGTCAACGCCTTTGCCTTGGACGATACAGGAGAAATCATTGACTTGTTCCATGGTTTAGAAGATTTAGAAAATCAAGTTTTGCGGGCGGTTGGAGTGGCAAGTGAGCGTTTCAACGAAGATGCTTTGCGGATTATGCGTGGCTTCCGTTTTCAGGCCAGTCTTGGCTTTGAGCTTGAGTCAGAAACATTTAAAGCTATGAAGACTTTGACGCCACTTTTGGAGAAAATTTCTGTGGAGCGTACCTTCGTTGAGTTTGATAAACTCTTGCTGGCTCCATTTTGGAGAAGGGGCTTGACTTCCATGATTGAGAGTCAAGCTTATGATTATCTCCCTGATATGGCAGCTAGCCAGGACGAGCTTAACAGACTGTTTGATTTGGAGACTGATTTCACCTTTGAATCTTCAGAGCAAGCCTGGGCTGCTCTACTGTGGGCTTTGGATATTGAAAATGCGCAGCCATTTTTGAAGGCTTGGAAGACCTCACGTCAGTTTGCTAAGCAAGTTCAGGATTTACTGACTATTTTGACCTTGCGTGAAAAGGGAGAATTGAGCAAGCGCGATTGTTACCGCTTTGACTTGGATTTGCTTTTACAGGCTGAAAATCTTCGTCAAGCCCAAGGAAAAGAAGTCAACCCACAAGCAATTACAGAAACTTACCAGAGTTTGACCATTCATGATAAGAAAGAAATTCAGATTAATGGTGGCATTTTGATTAAGGAATATGGCTATCAACCAGGCCCAGACTTGGGAGAGATTTTAACAGAGATTGAATATGCCATTGTCGATGGAGAATTGGAAAATGACCGTCAAGCCATCCATGCTTACTTGAGGGAGAAAAAATGA